The Tenebrio molitor chromosome 3, icTenMoli1.1, whole genome shotgun sequence genome contains a region encoding:
- the capu gene encoding protein cappuccino isoform X7 produces the protein MGNLQTNEPKHSTKSGKSQGKVKSLMKIRGKRGKVDSSQFTGIVPEESDDQALDASLLDEKPLAKNSDKIIVTDSWCKVNRFNEETVEKKTKTPPSAVSSSSDSNFTDPLTPSTGFNTEMNQCYYSEESVVLDVEVPNSTTQEEFLHNLTLNSFKLNEYRARHEEEKTKKLSKLGVSRTSQISLDSDPKDSFASENVEIVNKEDEYDGGDGGTLKRKSQDNVDEGQKVAHLVKRMSDVSLGNGHVEYKRNMSVPAELTKPDGSVLKKVASLTLNKAELESKITKPKFVPEKLDFQLYEKFEGHMLVNWYLSEFSEDHYSVELPNGQDLKLLAIQFCTHLLAAGVLRQIPDKDVPMYNIFKPDCMYYWTHAETPLSIPQTPGRLSNVSWPPTSPSDLYLSTSTNDAVIASSPKTPELPFVESENERPRSNQEFKNSARDVEILSLEEEVNRLKQEVDKYKTMIEIQNLTAKTVEDFSSPVEEHKLFKSCDSSLNKLVQTDDLSEVNLAQFCSEAQSTQTDETQRTDQTTSTNSEASLKVEEVVMQEKPPPSPPPALTVVDKATPPPLALEPSTPSPVLASEPPKFPTPSPPPPPMPVSVAAPPPPPMPTSSPPMPTSSEAAPPPSTQSTIAPPPPPPPMPGLGGPPPPPMPGLAAPPPPPMPGAGPLPPPMPGFAPPPPPPHALNGGPPPPPPPGGPVPLPPPPIGGWSSQKAGLRKATLNPKVPMKPLYWTRILATSPVDTVDSSSATSSALWTQIDELPLDSLGEFADLFSRQVITRKPTVKKQQQKTKVEAVKLLDSKRSQNVGILAQSLHIDFQEIENAIYNFDTSIVNLEALQQIYEVRATSEELDLIKSHLSTKPEVPLDKPEQFLHDLSEISNFADRISCLMFQVEFDDSISTIGHILTNIKSTCEYLVNSTELKEVFAIILTLGNYMNGGNMSRGQADGFGLEILPKLKDVKSKDSKITLLHYIVKMYMKKIENPFEPNVMLPVPEPGDIKRAASVNFEDVRIDLQKLEKQLAECDERTQKVIESSNADNLQPFKDKMTQFLENSKKQLTIEFENLDDCKVKFINTMKFYLFKPKSGTLEDHPPNSFFEMWLPFCVDFKDIFKKELIRMEKEKIQEIKKRENERMSETVKIKERENGLKSKIKKLQAKHASQVKTNN, from the exons ATGGGCAACCTCCAGACCAACGAGCCTAAACACTCGACCAAGAGCGGCAAGTCTCAAGGTAAAGTgaaatccttgatgaaaatccggGGAAAACGCGGAAAAGTCGACTCGTCCCAGTTCACCGGAATCGTCCCGGAAGAGAGCGACGACCAGGCTCTGGACGCCTCCCTCCTCGACGAAAAACCACTCGCGAAGAACTCCGACAAAATAATCGTCACCGACTCCTGGTGCAAAGTTAATCGCTTCAATGAGGAAACCGTCGAGAAGAAGACGAAGACGCCCCCGAGCGCGGTGTCGTCGAGCTCCGACTCGAACTTCACCGACCCCTTGACGCCCTCCACGGGGTTCAACACCGAGATGAACCAGTGCTACTACAGCGAAGAAAGCGTCGTTTTAGACGTCGAAGTGCCCAACAGCACGACCCAAGAAGAGTTCCTGCACAACCTCACGCTCAACAGTTTCAAGCTGAACGAGTACCGGGCCAGGCATGAAGAAGAAAAGACGAAGAAGTTGAGCAAACTTGGCGTGTCGAGAACCAGCCAAATTAGCCTGGACAGCGACCCCAAAGACAGTTTCGCCTCGGAGAACGTCGAGATTGTCAACAAAGAGGACGAGTACGACGGAGGGGACGGCGGGACGCTGAAGAGGAAGTCGCAGGATAATGTCGACGAAGGGCAGAAGGTTGCGCATCTGGTCAAGAGGATGTCCGACGTCAGCTTGGGGAACG GACATGTGGAGTACAAACGGAACATGTCTGTTCCTGCGGAGCTGACCAAACCAGATGGTTCAGTGCTGAAGAAGGTCGCGTCGCTCACCCTGAATAAAGCCGAGCTCGAGTCGAAAATCACGAAGCCTAAATTTGTTCCTGAAAAACTGGACTTTCAGCTCTACGAAAAATTCGAAG GTCACATGTTGGTGAACTGGTACCTGTCGGAGTTCAGCGAAGACCACTACTCAGTTGAACTCCCCAACGGCCAAGACCTCAAGCTTCTGGCGATCCAGTTCTGCACGCATCTGCTGGCGGCAGGGGTCCTGAGACAAATCCCGGACAAGGATGTCCCTATGTACAACATATTCAAA CCGGATTGTATGTACTACTGGACCCATGCAGAAACGCCCTTGTCCATCCCGCAGACTCCGGGAAGGCTCAGTAACGTCTCGTGGCCCCCGACGTCTCCGTCAGATCTGTACTTGTCGACGAGCACCAACGACGCAGTGATCGCTTCTTCGCCTAAAACACCAGAACTGCCATTCGTCGAGTCGGAGAACGAGAGACCTAGGAGCAACCAAGAGTTCAAGAATTCCGCCCGCGACGTCGAGATATTGTCGCTGGAGGAAGAAGTGAATCGGCTGAAGCAAGAAGTGGACAAGTACAAAACCATGATCGAGATCCAGAATCTGACGGCGAAGACCGTCGAGGATTTCAGCTCGCCcgttgaggaacacaaattgttcaaaagctGTGATAgtagtttaaataaattagttcAGACAGATGACTTAAGTGAAGTGAACTTAGCACAATTTTGTAGTGAAGCACAATCAACGCAAACTGATGAAACGCAACGTACAGATCAGACCACAAGCACAAACTCCGAGGCCTCGCTGAAAGTCGAAGAAGTCGTCATGCAAGAGAAACCGCCTCCTTCGCCGCCTCCTGCGCTTACGGTCGTCGACAAGGCTACTCCGCCTCCTCTAGCGCTGGAACCGTCTACTCCTTCACCCGTCCTCGCTTCGGAACCGCCTAAATTTCCGACTCCTTCACCCCCGCCACCGCCGATGCCGGTTTCGGTCGCAGCACCACCCCCGCCTCCTATGCCGACAAGTTCGCCTCCTATGCCGACAAGTTCTGAAGCAGCGCCACCTCCTTCAACGCAGAGTACGATAGCACCGCCACCGCCGCCTCCACCAATGCCGGGACTCGGAGGACCGCCGCCACCACCCATGCCGGGACTCGCAGCACCTCCGCCACCGCCGATGCCAGGAGCTGGACCACTGCCACCCCCGATGCCGGgatttgcaccaccacctccACCTCCTCATGCGTTGAACGGGGGACCACCCCCTCCGCCACCTCCAGGAGGACCCGTACCGCTGCCGCCGCCTCCTATTGGGGGCTGGAGTTCGCAAAAAGCcg GCTTGAGGAAAGCCACTCTGAATCCTAAAGTACCGATGAAACCGTTGTACTGGACTAGAATTTTAGCGACATCTCCTGTAGACACTGTCGATTCTTCTTCTGCCACTTCTTCGGCCCTCTGGACTCAAATAGATGAATTGCCTTTAGATAGTCTAGGAGAATTCGCCGATTTGTTCTCGAGACAAGTCATAACGAGAAAGCCAACGGTTaagaaacaacaacaaaagaCGAAAGTGGAAGCTGTTAAGCTTCTAGATAGTAAAAGGTCACAAAATGTCGGAATACTTGCTCAAAGCTTACACATAGACTTTCAAGAAATCGAAAACgccatttataattttgataCTTCTATCGTCAATCTAGAAGCGCTACAACAAATTTACGAAGTG AGGGCGACGTCTGAAGAATTAGATCTTATCAAAAGTCACTTATCAACGAAACCAGAAGTACCACTAGACAAGCCTGAACAATTTCTACACGATCTTTCAGAAATATCTAATTTTGCCGATAGGATATCGTGTCTGATGTTCCAAGTAGAATTCGATGATTCTATCAGTACCATAGGGCACATTCTGACCAATATAAAATCTACTTGTGAG TATCTAGTTAATAGCACCGAACTGAAAGAAGTTTTTGCAATAATCTTAACATTGGGGAACTACATGAACGGTGGCAACATGTCGAGAGGACAAGCTGATGGGTTCGGATTAGAAATCTTGCCAAAATTGAAGGATGTCAAGTCAAAAGATTCCAAAATCACCCTTCTTCATTACATCGTgaaaatgtacatgaaaaagaTTGAGAATCCTTTCGAACCCAACGTAATGCTGCCGGTACCAGAACCAGGAGATATCAAAAGAGCCGCctctgtaaattttgaggacgtcaggatagacctacaaaaactagaaaaacaaCTTGCAG AATGCGACGAGAGGACCCAAAAAGTAATAGAATCGTCAAACGCCGACAACTTGCAGCCGTTCAAGGACAAGATGACCCAATTTCTGGAGAATTCTAAAAAGCAGCTCACGAtagaattcgaaaatttagACGATTGTAAGGTCAAGTTTATCAACACCATGAAATTCTACCTCTTCAAGCCGAAATCTGGCACCTTGGAGGACCACCCTCCAAattccttttttgaaatgtggcTACCATTTTGCGTGGATTTCAAAGACATCTTCAAGAAGGAGCTCATCAGGATGGAAAAAGAGAA AATCCAAGAGATAAAGAAGAGAGAAAACGAGAGGATGTCCGAGACTGTCAAGATCAAAGAACGCGAAAATGGgttgaaatcaaaaataaagaaactcCAAGCCAAACACGCTTCACAAGTTAAGACCAACAATTGA
- the capu gene encoding protein cappuccino isoform X1 → MGNLQTNEPKHSTKSGKSQGKVKSLMKIRGKRGKVDSSQFTGIVPEESDDQALDASLLDEKPLAKNSDKIIVTDSWCKVNRFNEETVEKKTKTPPSAVSSSSDSNFTDPLTPSTGFNTEMNQCYYSEESVVLDVEVPNSTTQEEFLHNLTLNSFKLNEYRARHEEEKTKKLSKLGVSRTSQISLDSDPKDSFASENVEIVNKEDEYDGGDGGTLKRKSQDNVDEGQKVAHLVKRMSDVSLGNGILITGHVEYKRNMSVPAELTKPDGSVLKKVASLTLNKAELESKITKPKFVPEKLDFQLYEKFEGHMLVNWYLSEFSEDHYSVELPNGQDLKLLAIQFCTHLLAAGVLRQIPDKDVPMYNIFKPDCMYYWTHAETPLSIPQTPGRLSNVSWPPTSPSDLYLSTSTNDAVIASSPKTPELPFVESENERPRSNQEFKNSARDVEILSLEEEVNRLKQEVDKYKTMIEIQNLTAKTVEDFSSPVEEHKLFKSCDSSLNKLVQTDDLSEVNLAQFCSEAQSTQTDETQRTDQTTSTNSEASLKVEEVVMQEKPPPSPPPALTVVDKATPPPLALEPSTPSPVLASEPPKFPTPSPPPPPMPVSVAAPPPPPMPTSSPPMPTSSEAAPPPSTQSTIAPPPPPPPMPGLGGPPPPPMPGLAAPPPPPMPGAGPLPPPMPGFAPPPPPPHALNGGPPPPPPPGGPVPLPPPPIGGWSSQKAGKYFSWCTLHTRVILFYLESTFFVDVVAPPVPVSLGLRKATLNPKVPMKPLYWTRILATSPVDTVDSSSATSSALWTQIDELPLDSLGEFADLFSRQVITRKPTVKKQQQKTKVEAVKLLDSKRSQNVGILAQSLHIDFQEIENAIYNFDTSIVNLEALQQIYEVRATSEELDLIKSHLSTKPEVPLDKPEQFLHDLSEISNFADRISCLMFQVEFDDSISTIGHILTNIKSTCEYLVNSTELKEVFAIILTLGNYMNGGNMSRGQADGFGLEILPKLKDVKSKDSKITLLHYIVKMYMKKIENPFEPNVMLPVPEPGDIKRAASVNFEDVRIDLQKLEKQLAECDERTQKVIESSNADNLQPFKDKMTQFLENSKKQLTIEFENLDDCKVKFINTMKFYLFKPKSGTLEDHPPNSFFEMWLPFCVDFKDIFKKELIRMEKEKIQEIKKRENERMSETVKIKERENGLKSKIKKLQAKHASQVKTNN, encoded by the exons ATGGGCAACCTCCAGACCAACGAGCCTAAACACTCGACCAAGAGCGGCAAGTCTCAAGGTAAAGTgaaatccttgatgaaaatccggGGAAAACGCGGAAAAGTCGACTCGTCCCAGTTCACCGGAATCGTCCCGGAAGAGAGCGACGACCAGGCTCTGGACGCCTCCCTCCTCGACGAAAAACCACTCGCGAAGAACTCCGACAAAATAATCGTCACCGACTCCTGGTGCAAAGTTAATCGCTTCAATGAGGAAACCGTCGAGAAGAAGACGAAGACGCCCCCGAGCGCGGTGTCGTCGAGCTCCGACTCGAACTTCACCGACCCCTTGACGCCCTCCACGGGGTTCAACACCGAGATGAACCAGTGCTACTACAGCGAAGAAAGCGTCGTTTTAGACGTCGAAGTGCCCAACAGCACGACCCAAGAAGAGTTCCTGCACAACCTCACGCTCAACAGTTTCAAGCTGAACGAGTACCGGGCCAGGCATGAAGAAGAAAAGACGAAGAAGTTGAGCAAACTTGGCGTGTCGAGAACCAGCCAAATTAGCCTGGACAGCGACCCCAAAGACAGTTTCGCCTCGGAGAACGTCGAGATTGTCAACAAAGAGGACGAGTACGACGGAGGGGACGGCGGGACGCTGAAGAGGAAGTCGCAGGATAATGTCGACGAAGGGCAGAAGGTTGCGCATCTGGTCAAGAGGATGTCCGACGTCAGCTTGGGGAACG GTATCTTGATAACAGGACATGTGGAGTACAAACGGAACATGTCTGTTCCTGCGGAGCTGACCAAACCAGATGGTTCAGTGCTGAAGAAGGTCGCGTCGCTCACCCTGAATAAAGCCGAGCTCGAGTCGAAAATCACGAAGCCTAAATTTGTTCCTGAAAAACTGGACTTTCAGCTCTACGAAAAATTCGAAG GTCACATGTTGGTGAACTGGTACCTGTCGGAGTTCAGCGAAGACCACTACTCAGTTGAACTCCCCAACGGCCAAGACCTCAAGCTTCTGGCGATCCAGTTCTGCACGCATCTGCTGGCGGCAGGGGTCCTGAGACAAATCCCGGACAAGGATGTCCCTATGTACAACATATTCAAA CCGGATTGTATGTACTACTGGACCCATGCAGAAACGCCCTTGTCCATCCCGCAGACTCCGGGAAGGCTCAGTAACGTCTCGTGGCCCCCGACGTCTCCGTCAGATCTGTACTTGTCGACGAGCACCAACGACGCAGTGATCGCTTCTTCGCCTAAAACACCAGAACTGCCATTCGTCGAGTCGGAGAACGAGAGACCTAGGAGCAACCAAGAGTTCAAGAATTCCGCCCGCGACGTCGAGATATTGTCGCTGGAGGAAGAAGTGAATCGGCTGAAGCAAGAAGTGGACAAGTACAAAACCATGATCGAGATCCAGAATCTGACGGCGAAGACCGTCGAGGATTTCAGCTCGCCcgttgaggaacacaaattgttcaaaagctGTGATAgtagtttaaataaattagttcAGACAGATGACTTAAGTGAAGTGAACTTAGCACAATTTTGTAGTGAAGCACAATCAACGCAAACTGATGAAACGCAACGTACAGATCAGACCACAAGCACAAACTCCGAGGCCTCGCTGAAAGTCGAAGAAGTCGTCATGCAAGAGAAACCGCCTCCTTCGCCGCCTCCTGCGCTTACGGTCGTCGACAAGGCTACTCCGCCTCCTCTAGCGCTGGAACCGTCTACTCCTTCACCCGTCCTCGCTTCGGAACCGCCTAAATTTCCGACTCCTTCACCCCCGCCACCGCCGATGCCGGTTTCGGTCGCAGCACCACCCCCGCCTCCTATGCCGACAAGTTCGCCTCCTATGCCGACAAGTTCTGAAGCAGCGCCACCTCCTTCAACGCAGAGTACGATAGCACCGCCACCGCCGCCTCCACCAATGCCGGGACTCGGAGGACCGCCGCCACCACCCATGCCGGGACTCGCAGCACCTCCGCCACCGCCGATGCCAGGAGCTGGACCACTGCCACCCCCGATGCCGGgatttgcaccaccacctccACCTCCTCATGCGTTGAACGGGGGACCACCCCCTCCGCCACCTCCAGGAGGACCCGTACCGCTGCCGCCGCCTCCTATTGGGGGCTGGAGTTCGCAAAAAGCcggtaaatatttttcatggTGTACTCTCCATACACgtgttattttgttttacttaGAAAGcactttttttgttgatgtAGTGGCTCCTCCTGTTCCAGTGTCCTTAG GCTTGAGGAAAGCCACTCTGAATCCTAAAGTACCGATGAAACCGTTGTACTGGACTAGAATTTTAGCGACATCTCCTGTAGACACTGTCGATTCTTCTTCTGCCACTTCTTCGGCCCTCTGGACTCAAATAGATGAATTGCCTTTAGATAGTCTAGGAGAATTCGCCGATTTGTTCTCGAGACAAGTCATAACGAGAAAGCCAACGGTTaagaaacaacaacaaaagaCGAAAGTGGAAGCTGTTAAGCTTCTAGATAGTAAAAGGTCACAAAATGTCGGAATACTTGCTCAAAGCTTACACATAGACTTTCAAGAAATCGAAAACgccatttataattttgataCTTCTATCGTCAATCTAGAAGCGCTACAACAAATTTACGAAGTG AGGGCGACGTCTGAAGAATTAGATCTTATCAAAAGTCACTTATCAACGAAACCAGAAGTACCACTAGACAAGCCTGAACAATTTCTACACGATCTTTCAGAAATATCTAATTTTGCCGATAGGATATCGTGTCTGATGTTCCAAGTAGAATTCGATGATTCTATCAGTACCATAGGGCACATTCTGACCAATATAAAATCTACTTGTGAG TATCTAGTTAATAGCACCGAACTGAAAGAAGTTTTTGCAATAATCTTAACATTGGGGAACTACATGAACGGTGGCAACATGTCGAGAGGACAAGCTGATGGGTTCGGATTAGAAATCTTGCCAAAATTGAAGGATGTCAAGTCAAAAGATTCCAAAATCACCCTTCTTCATTACATCGTgaaaatgtacatgaaaaagaTTGAGAATCCTTTCGAACCCAACGTAATGCTGCCGGTACCAGAACCAGGAGATATCAAAAGAGCCGCctctgtaaattttgaggacgtcaggatagacctacaaaaactagaaaaacaaCTTGCAG AATGCGACGAGAGGACCCAAAAAGTAATAGAATCGTCAAACGCCGACAACTTGCAGCCGTTCAAGGACAAGATGACCCAATTTCTGGAGAATTCTAAAAAGCAGCTCACGAtagaattcgaaaatttagACGATTGTAAGGTCAAGTTTATCAACACCATGAAATTCTACCTCTTCAAGCCGAAATCTGGCACCTTGGAGGACCACCCTCCAAattccttttttgaaatgtggcTACCATTTTGCGTGGATTTCAAAGACATCTTCAAGAAGGAGCTCATCAGGATGGAAAAAGAGAA AATCCAAGAGATAAAGAAGAGAGAAAACGAGAGGATGTCCGAGACTGTCAAGATCAAAGAACGCGAAAATGGgttgaaatcaaaaataaagaaactcCAAGCCAAACACGCTTCACAAGTTAAGACCAACAATTGA
- the capu gene encoding protein cappuccino isoform X6 codes for MGNLQTNEPKHSTKSGKSQGKVKSLMKIRGKRGKVDSSQFTGIVPEESDDQALDASLLDEKPLAKNSDKIIVTDSWCKVNRFNEETVEKKTKTPPSAVSSSSDSNFTDPLTPSTGFNTEMNQCYYSEESVVLDVEVPNSTTQEEFLHNLTLNSFKLNEYRARHEEEKTKKLSKLGVSRTSQISLDSDPKDSFASENVEIVNKEDEYDGGDGGTLKRKSQDNVDEGQKVAHLVKRMSDVSLGNGHVEYKRNMSVPAELTKPDGSVLKKVASLTLNKAELESKITKPKFVPEKLDFQLYEKFEGHMLVNWYLSEFSEDHYSVELPNGQDLKLLAIQFCTHLLAAGVLRQIPDKDVPMYNIFKPDCMYYWTHAETPLSIPQTPGRLSNVSWPPTSPSDLYLSTSTNDAVIASSPKTPELPFVESENERPRSNQEFKNSARDVEILSLEEEVNRLKQEVDKYKTMIEIQNLTAKTVEDFSSPVEEHKLFKSCDSSLNKLVQTDDLSEVNLAQFCSEAQSTQTDETQRTDQTTSTNSEASLKVEEVVMQEKPPPSPPPALTVVDKATPPPLALEPSTPSPVLASEPPKFPTPSPPPPPMPVSVAAPPPPPMPTSSPPMPTSSEAAPPPSTQSTIAPPPPPPPMPGLGGPPPPPMPGLAAPPPPPMPGAGPLPPPMPGFAPPPPPPHALNGGPPPPPPPGGPVPLPPPPIGGWSSQKAVAPPVPVSLGLRKATLNPKVPMKPLYWTRILATSPVDTVDSSSATSSALWTQIDELPLDSLGEFADLFSRQVITRKPTVKKQQQKTKVEAVKLLDSKRSQNVGILAQSLHIDFQEIENAIYNFDTSIVNLEALQQIYEVRATSEELDLIKSHLSTKPEVPLDKPEQFLHDLSEISNFADRISCLMFQVEFDDSISTIGHILTNIKSTCEYLVNSTELKEVFAIILTLGNYMNGGNMSRGQADGFGLEILPKLKDVKSKDSKITLLHYIVKMYMKKIENPFEPNVMLPVPEPGDIKRAASVNFEDVRIDLQKLEKQLAECDERTQKVIESSNADNLQPFKDKMTQFLENSKKQLTIEFENLDDCKVKFINTMKFYLFKPKSGTLEDHPPNSFFEMWLPFCVDFKDIFKKELIRMEKEKIQEIKKRENERMSETVKIKERENGLKSKIKKLQAKHASQVKTNN; via the exons ATGGGCAACCTCCAGACCAACGAGCCTAAACACTCGACCAAGAGCGGCAAGTCTCAAGGTAAAGTgaaatccttgatgaaaatccggGGAAAACGCGGAAAAGTCGACTCGTCCCAGTTCACCGGAATCGTCCCGGAAGAGAGCGACGACCAGGCTCTGGACGCCTCCCTCCTCGACGAAAAACCACTCGCGAAGAACTCCGACAAAATAATCGTCACCGACTCCTGGTGCAAAGTTAATCGCTTCAATGAGGAAACCGTCGAGAAGAAGACGAAGACGCCCCCGAGCGCGGTGTCGTCGAGCTCCGACTCGAACTTCACCGACCCCTTGACGCCCTCCACGGGGTTCAACACCGAGATGAACCAGTGCTACTACAGCGAAGAAAGCGTCGTTTTAGACGTCGAAGTGCCCAACAGCACGACCCAAGAAGAGTTCCTGCACAACCTCACGCTCAACAGTTTCAAGCTGAACGAGTACCGGGCCAGGCATGAAGAAGAAAAGACGAAGAAGTTGAGCAAACTTGGCGTGTCGAGAACCAGCCAAATTAGCCTGGACAGCGACCCCAAAGACAGTTTCGCCTCGGAGAACGTCGAGATTGTCAACAAAGAGGACGAGTACGACGGAGGGGACGGCGGGACGCTGAAGAGGAAGTCGCAGGATAATGTCGACGAAGGGCAGAAGGTTGCGCATCTGGTCAAGAGGATGTCCGACGTCAGCTTGGGGAACG GACATGTGGAGTACAAACGGAACATGTCTGTTCCTGCGGAGCTGACCAAACCAGATGGTTCAGTGCTGAAGAAGGTCGCGTCGCTCACCCTGAATAAAGCCGAGCTCGAGTCGAAAATCACGAAGCCTAAATTTGTTCCTGAAAAACTGGACTTTCAGCTCTACGAAAAATTCGAAG GTCACATGTTGGTGAACTGGTACCTGTCGGAGTTCAGCGAAGACCACTACTCAGTTGAACTCCCCAACGGCCAAGACCTCAAGCTTCTGGCGATCCAGTTCTGCACGCATCTGCTGGCGGCAGGGGTCCTGAGACAAATCCCGGACAAGGATGTCCCTATGTACAACATATTCAAA CCGGATTGTATGTACTACTGGACCCATGCAGAAACGCCCTTGTCCATCCCGCAGACTCCGGGAAGGCTCAGTAACGTCTCGTGGCCCCCGACGTCTCCGTCAGATCTGTACTTGTCGACGAGCACCAACGACGCAGTGATCGCTTCTTCGCCTAAAACACCAGAACTGCCATTCGTCGAGTCGGAGAACGAGAGACCTAGGAGCAACCAAGAGTTCAAGAATTCCGCCCGCGACGTCGAGATATTGTCGCTGGAGGAAGAAGTGAATCGGCTGAAGCAAGAAGTGGACAAGTACAAAACCATGATCGAGATCCAGAATCTGACGGCGAAGACCGTCGAGGATTTCAGCTCGCCcgttgaggaacacaaattgttcaaaagctGTGATAgtagtttaaataaattagttcAGACAGATGACTTAAGTGAAGTGAACTTAGCACAATTTTGTAGTGAAGCACAATCAACGCAAACTGATGAAACGCAACGTACAGATCAGACCACAAGCACAAACTCCGAGGCCTCGCTGAAAGTCGAAGAAGTCGTCATGCAAGAGAAACCGCCTCCTTCGCCGCCTCCTGCGCTTACGGTCGTCGACAAGGCTACTCCGCCTCCTCTAGCGCTGGAACCGTCTACTCCTTCACCCGTCCTCGCTTCGGAACCGCCTAAATTTCCGACTCCTTCACCCCCGCCACCGCCGATGCCGGTTTCGGTCGCAGCACCACCCCCGCCTCCTATGCCGACAAGTTCGCCTCCTATGCCGACAAGTTCTGAAGCAGCGCCACCTCCTTCAACGCAGAGTACGATAGCACCGCCACCGCCGCCTCCACCAATGCCGGGACTCGGAGGACCGCCGCCACCACCCATGCCGGGACTCGCAGCACCTCCGCCACCGCCGATGCCAGGAGCTGGACCACTGCCACCCCCGATGCCGGgatttgcaccaccacctccACCTCCTCATGCGTTGAACGGGGGACCACCCCCTCCGCCACCTCCAGGAGGACCCGTACCGCTGCCGCCGCCTCCTATTGGGGGCTGGAGTTCGCAAAAAGCcg TGGCTCCTCCTGTTCCAGTGTCCTTAG GCTTGAGGAAAGCCACTCTGAATCCTAAAGTACCGATGAAACCGTTGTACTGGACTAGAATTTTAGCGACATCTCCTGTAGACACTGTCGATTCTTCTTCTGCCACTTCTTCGGCCCTCTGGACTCAAATAGATGAATTGCCTTTAGATAGTCTAGGAGAATTCGCCGATTTGTTCTCGAGACAAGTCATAACGAGAAAGCCAACGGTTaagaaacaacaacaaaagaCGAAAGTGGAAGCTGTTAAGCTTCTAGATAGTAAAAGGTCACAAAATGTCGGAATACTTGCTCAAAGCTTACACATAGACTTTCAAGAAATCGAAAACgccatttataattttgataCTTCTATCGTCAATCTAGAAGCGCTACAACAAATTTACGAAGTG AGGGCGACGTCTGAAGAATTAGATCTTATCAAAAGTCACTTATCAACGAAACCAGAAGTACCACTAGACAAGCCTGAACAATTTCTACACGATCTTTCAGAAATATCTAATTTTGCCGATAGGATATCGTGTCTGATGTTCCAAGTAGAATTCGATGATTCTATCAGTACCATAGGGCACATTCTGACCAATATAAAATCTACTTGTGAG TATCTAGTTAATAGCACCGAACTGAAAGAAGTTTTTGCAATAATCTTAACATTGGGGAACTACATGAACGGTGGCAACATGTCGAGAGGACAAGCTGATGGGTTCGGATTAGAAATCTTGCCAAAATTGAAGGATGTCAAGTCAAAAGATTCCAAAATCACCCTTCTTCATTACATCGTgaaaatgtacatgaaaaagaTTGAGAATCCTTTCGAACCCAACGTAATGCTGCCGGTACCAGAACCAGGAGATATCAAAAGAGCCGCctctgtaaattttgaggacgtcaggatagacctacaaaaactagaaaaacaaCTTGCAG AATGCGACGAGAGGACCCAAAAAGTAATAGAATCGTCAAACGCCGACAACTTGCAGCCGTTCAAGGACAAGATGACCCAATTTCTGGAGAATTCTAAAAAGCAGCTCACGAtagaattcgaaaatttagACGATTGTAAGGTCAAGTTTATCAACACCATGAAATTCTACCTCTTCAAGCCGAAATCTGGCACCTTGGAGGACCACCCTCCAAattccttttttgaaatgtggcTACCATTTTGCGTGGATTTCAAAGACATCTTCAAGAAGGAGCTCATCAGGATGGAAAAAGAGAA AATCCAAGAGATAAAGAAGAGAGAAAACGAGAGGATGTCCGAGACTGTCAAGATCAAAGAACGCGAAAATGGgttgaaatcaaaaataaagaaactcCAAGCCAAACACGCTTCACAAGTTAAGACCAACAATTGA